The Pseudomonas wenzhouensis genome has a segment encoding these proteins:
- a CDS encoding substrate-binding periplasmic protein: protein MCWPPAQAELKTLRIGTGDWAPYVEQGRTDGGALARLVRAVFAESGYAVEFVFYPWDRNVLMLQRGALHAIMPYNCSPSRLDYGVCSDPLVRGEVVFFHHRDLAFDWQDIDDLQPYRIGTTLGYSYGSVFDEAMQLERLQVEQSSREDVSFRLLELKRIDLHPQDRAVGYAMLRRQFPGGEITHHPRRLNREPLRLLFRKDDRQNAQLLRQFNAGLRRFVENGDLERLQQALNTGNADDWQPTIPSQALRD from the coding sequence TTGTGTTGGCCGCCTGCGCAGGCCGAGCTCAAAACGCTGCGTATCGGTACGGGGGACTGGGCGCCTTACGTCGAACAGGGGCGTACTGATGGCGGGGCGTTGGCGCGTCTGGTGCGCGCGGTGTTCGCCGAATCAGGTTATGCGGTCGAGTTCGTTTTCTACCCCTGGGATCGCAATGTGCTGATGCTGCAGCGCGGCGCTCTGCACGCGATCATGCCGTACAACTGTAGCCCCAGCCGGCTCGACTATGGGGTGTGCAGCGACCCGCTGGTACGCGGTGAGGTGGTGTTTTTCCATCACCGTGACCTGGCCTTCGACTGGCAGGACATCGATGACCTGCAGCCGTACCGAATCGGTACGACGCTGGGCTATTCCTACGGCTCGGTGTTCGATGAAGCCATGCAGTTGGAGCGTTTGCAGGTCGAGCAAAGCAGCCGGGAGGACGTCAGCTTCCGCCTGCTGGAGTTGAAACGAATCGATCTGCACCCGCAGGATCGTGCCGTCGGTTATGCCATGCTGCGTCGCCAGTTTCCCGGTGGCGAGATCACTCATCACCCTCGCCGCCTAAACCGGGAGCCGCTGCGTTTGCTGTTTCGCAAGGATGATCGGCAAAACGCGCAGCTGTTACGTCAGTTCAATGCGGGGCTGCGCCGCTTCGTCGAGAACGGCGACCTTGAGCGCCTGCAGCAGGCGCTCAATACCGGCAATGCCGATGACTGGCAGCCCACTATCCCTTCTCAGGCGCTGCGTGATTGA
- a CDS encoding cold-shock protein, which yields MADRETGTVKWFNDSKGYGFIQRESGPDVFVHFRAIRGEGHRTLVEGQKVEFGVTQGQKGLQAEDVSAF from the coding sequence ATGGCAGATCGTGAGACCGGAACCGTCAAATGGTTCAATGATTCCAAGGGCTACGGGTTTATCCAGCGCGAAAGCGGCCCGGATGTGTTCGTTCACTTTCGCGCCATCCGTGGCGAAGGGCACCGCACCCTGGTCGAAGGCCAGAAGGTCGAGTTCGGCGTGACCCAGGGCCAGAAAGGCCTGCAGGCGGAAGACGTCTCCGCGTTCTGA
- a CDS encoding putative RNA methyltransferase: MLICPICQTPLEPSDSGLACENRHSFDRARQGYYNLLPVQHKNSRDPGDNAAMVEARRRFLDGGHYAPLAARLAALAAEYAPARWLDIGCGEGYYTEQIARALPHADGYALDISREAVKRACKRAPQLSWLVASMARVPLADASCNLLASVFSPLDWAEAKRLLAPGGGLLRMGPTRVHLMELRQKLYDEVRDYDDEKHLALIPTGMHLAHSETLEFTLHLADAQARADLLAMTPHGWRASAERREAVIAAPFDVTVSIRYDWIVNTQE, translated from the coding sequence ATGCTGATCTGCCCCATCTGCCAGACGCCGCTTGAGCCCAGTGACAGCGGCCTGGCCTGCGAAAACCGCCACAGCTTCGACCGCGCGCGGCAGGGTTACTACAACCTGCTGCCGGTACAGCACAAGAACAGCCGCGACCCTGGCGACAACGCCGCCATGGTCGAGGCACGGCGGCGCTTTCTCGACGGTGGCCATTACGCCCCCCTGGCCGCACGCCTGGCCGCACTGGCGGCCGAGTACGCACCCGCACGCTGGCTGGATATCGGCTGCGGCGAGGGCTATTACACCGAACAAATCGCCCGTGCCCTGCCGCACGCTGACGGCTACGCCCTGGACATCTCCCGCGAAGCAGTCAAGCGTGCGTGCAAGCGCGCGCCACAGCTGAGCTGGCTAGTGGCGAGCATGGCCCGTGTGCCCCTGGCCGATGCCAGTTGTAATCTGCTGGCCAGCGTCTTCAGCCCGCTCGACTGGGCCGAGGCCAAGCGCCTGCTTGCCCCCGGCGGCGGCCTGCTGCGCATGGGCCCGACTCGCGTGCACCTGATGGAACTGCGGCAGAAGCTGTACGACGAAGTACGCGACTATGACGACGAAAAGCACCTGGCGCTGATCCCAACCGGCATGCACCTGGCGCACAGTGAAACCCTGGAGTTCACCCTGCATCTGGCCGACGCCCAGGCCCGCGCCGACCTGCTGGCCATGACCCCACACGGCTGGCGCGCCAGTGCCGAACGCCGTGAAGCGGTGATCGCCGCGCCCTTCGATGTCACCGTTTCCATCCGCTACGATTGGATCGTCAACACTCAGGAATGA
- a CDS encoding SufE family protein: MCLPTSAEEALSAFSACPGWEQRARLLMQWGERLQPLSDAERVDAHRVHGCESLVWLIAEHHGEHLHFRASSDARLLRGLLAVLLARVEGLSRAELARVDLVDWFNQLGLQRQLSPSRSNGLNAVLQRMRELAGRST, translated from the coding sequence ATGTGCCTGCCCACCTCCGCTGAAGAGGCTCTGAGCGCATTCAGTGCCTGCCCTGGCTGGGAACAACGCGCGCGCCTGCTGATGCAATGGGGCGAACGCCTGCAGCCACTAAGCGATGCCGAACGCGTCGACGCGCACCGCGTGCATGGCTGTGAGAGCCTGGTCTGGCTGATCGCCGAACACCACGGCGAACATCTGCACTTTCGCGCCAGCAGCGACGCTCGTCTGCTGCGCGGCTTGCTGGCTGTGTTGCTGGCACGGGTCGAAGGCCTGTCTCGCGCCGAGCTGGCCCGTGTCGATCTGGTCGACTGGTTCAACCAGTTGGGGCTGCAGCGGCAGCTATCGCCCTCGCGCAGCAATGGTCTCAACGCGGTGCTGCAGCGTATGCGCGAGTTGGCGGGGCGCTCCACCTAA
- a CDS encoding DUF4340 domain-containing protein, which translates to MGRKGLIALIVIVLLCVLGYLAVQRGQQQSTAQIESAPWLAAEQGYLNTLQAMEIEQAGQPPVRIERRGDTWVVPAKADYPAAPQALAELLRALREARTLEAKTANPQWHARLGLAEEGAPDEQALRLKLHFDGHPELGLRLGNLSQQGRGQLVRRAGEDQVWLIDRQLQVPTRELDWLDRRVSDIPFTSIARLQLRYADGEVLTLTRDDAQQYNFAIAELRKEQTLSFEGAANSVALVFSNLQFADAAPLAQISFKQAPVLQFSLTGFNEQRLEGALYKQAEHYWLVLGEAEGFEAAEVTARSDWAYRLESEQVQRLAKKLRDLLAKNP; encoded by the coding sequence ATGGGGCGTAAAGGTCTGATCGCATTGATCGTCATCGTGCTGCTGTGCGTGCTGGGCTACTTGGCCGTGCAGCGCGGCCAGCAGCAGAGCACGGCGCAAATCGAGTCAGCGCCCTGGCTGGCAGCCGAGCAGGGCTATCTGAATACGCTGCAGGCAATGGAGATCGAGCAGGCAGGGCAGCCGCCGGTGCGTATCGAGCGACGTGGGGACACCTGGGTGGTGCCGGCCAAGGCGGATTATCCGGCTGCGCCGCAAGCGCTGGCCGAGTTGCTGCGGGCCTTGCGTGAGGCGCGCACGCTGGAGGCCAAAACCGCCAACCCGCAATGGCATGCCCGTCTGGGGTTGGCCGAGGAGGGCGCGCCTGATGAGCAGGCGCTGCGTCTGAAGCTGCACTTCGACGGCCATCCCGAGCTGGGCCTGCGCCTGGGTAATCTCTCTCAGCAAGGCCGCGGGCAACTGGTGCGCCGTGCCGGTGAAGATCAGGTGTGGCTGATCGATCGGCAACTGCAGGTACCGACGCGTGAGCTGGACTGGCTGGATCGACGTGTCAGCGATATTCCCTTCACCAGCATCGCGCGTCTACAGTTGCGCTATGCCGACGGCGAGGTACTTACGCTGACGCGAGACGATGCCCAGCAATACAACTTTGCTATCGCCGAACTGCGCAAGGAGCAGACGCTCAGCTTCGAGGGCGCGGCCAACAGTGTTGCCCTGGTGTTCTCCAACCTGCAGTTCGCCGATGCCGCTCCGCTTGCGCAGATCAGCTTCAAGCAGGCGCCGGTGCTGCAATTCAGCCTCACCGGTTTCAACGAACAGAGGCTTGAGGGTGCGTTATACAAACAAGCCGAGCACTATTGGCTGGTGCTTGGCGAAGCTGAAGGTTTCGAGGCCGCAGAGGTGACAGCGCGCAGTGACTGGGCCTATCGGCTGGAGTCTGAACAGGTTCAGCGGCTGGCGAAGAAGTTACGCGATCTATTGGCCAAAAACCCATAA
- a CDS encoding aminotransferase class V-fold PLP-dependent enzyme: MSLTSPWRADFPGMLALEAEGQTYLDSAATAQKPQAVLDALLGYLSGGVANVHRAQHLPGERATRAFEATRSKAAQWLNAASSEEIIFTRGSTESLNLLAYGLEHLLQPGEQIVISALEHHANLLPWQQLAKRRNLELRVVPLDSSGSIDLDAATRLIGPRTRLLALSQLSNVLGRWQPLAELLAMARVHGAISVIDGAQGAVHARPDLQALGCDFYVCSAHKLYGPDGVGLLYGRREALSQLQHWQFGGEMVLDADYHEARFRPAPLGFEAGTPAVSAVIGLGAALDWLSGLDQAAVARHEAALHAELLAGLQSRKGVRLLGEPQLALACFHVEAVHNADLAHLLSEQGIAVRAGHHCAMPLMKSLGLSGATRVSLGLYNNGADLQRFFAALDNALELLR, encoded by the coding sequence ATGTCACTGACTTCCCCCTGGCGCGCCGATTTCCCCGGCATGCTCGCTCTCGAAGCCGAAGGCCAGACCTATCTGGACAGCGCCGCCACCGCACAGAAACCGCAGGCGGTGCTCGATGCCCTGCTCGGCTACCTCAGCGGCGGCGTAGCCAATGTGCACCGCGCCCAGCACCTGCCGGGCGAGCGCGCCACCCGCGCCTTCGAGGCGACACGCAGCAAGGCCGCGCAATGGCTCAATGCAGCCAGCAGCGAAGAGATCATCTTCACCCGTGGCAGTACCGAATCGCTCAACCTGCTGGCCTATGGCCTGGAGCACTTGCTGCAGCCGGGCGAGCAGATCGTCATCAGTGCGCTGGAGCACCACGCCAACCTGCTGCCCTGGCAGCAACTGGCCAAACGGCGCAATCTCGAGTTGCGGGTAGTGCCACTGGATAGCAGCGGCAGCATCGATCTGGATGCCGCCACCCGCCTGATCGGCCCGCGCACGCGCCTGCTGGCGCTGTCGCAGCTGTCCAATGTCCTCGGCCGCTGGCAGCCGCTCGCCGAGCTGCTGGCCATGGCCCGCGTGCACGGCGCCATCAGCGTGATCGACGGGGCGCAGGGCGCGGTGCATGCACGCCCTGATCTGCAGGCGCTGGGCTGCGACTTCTACGTCTGCTCAGCGCACAAGCTCTACGGCCCGGATGGTGTCGGTCTGCTGTATGGCCGCCGCGAAGCACTGAGCCAATTGCAGCACTGGCAATTCGGCGGCGAGATGGTGCTCGATGCCGACTACCACGAGGCGCGTTTTCGCCCTGCACCGCTGGGTTTCGAGGCCGGCACACCGGCTGTTTCTGCGGTTATCGGGCTGGGCGCGGCGCTGGATTGGCTAAGCGGGCTGGATCAAGCCGCAGTGGCACGCCATGAAGCAGCGCTGCATGCCGAATTGCTGGCAGGCCTGCAAAGCCGCAAGGGCGTGCGCCTGCTCGGCGAACCACAACTGGCGCTGGCCTGTTTTCATGTCGAAGCTGTGCACAACGCCGACCTGGCCCACCTGCTCAGCGAACAGGGCATCGCCGTGCGTGCCGGACACCACTGCGCCATGCCGCTGATGAAAAGCCTGGGCCTCAGTGGCGCGACTCGTGTTTCGCTCGGCCTCTACAATAACGGCGCAGACCTGCAGCGCTTCTTCGCCGCCCTGGATAACGCCCTGGAACTGTTGCGATGA
- the dapD gene encoding 2,3,4,5-tetrahydropyridine-2,6-dicarboxylate N-succinyltransferase: protein MSTSLFSIAFGVGTQNRQGNWLEVFYAQPLLNPAAELVAKAADILGYQGGNQAIAFTTAQAGDLAEALKGVDAAQAALLTRLAESHNPLVATFLAEDAALTSTPEAYLKLHLLSHRLVKPHGLSLAGIFPLLPNVAWTSQGAVDLGELAERQLEARLKGELLEVFSVDKFPKMTDYVVPAGVRIADSARVRLGAYIGEGTTVMHEGFVNFNGGTEGPGMIEGRVSAGVFVGKGSDLGGGCSTMGTLSGGGNIIISVGEGCLIGANAGIGIPLGDRNTVEAGLYITAGTKVNLLDEKGALVKVIKARELAGQPDLLFRRNSLTGAVECKTHKSAIELNEALHAHN, encoded by the coding sequence ATGAGCACCTCCCTCTTCAGCATCGCCTTTGGCGTCGGCACCCAGAACCGCCAGGGCAACTGGCTGGAAGTCTTCTACGCCCAACCGCTGCTCAACCCTGCCGCCGAGCTGGTGGCCAAGGCTGCCGACATCCTCGGTTATCAGGGTGGCAACCAGGCCATCGCCTTCACCACCGCGCAAGCAGGTGACCTGGCCGAAGCCCTGAAAGGCGTGGACGCCGCGCAAGCCGCGCTGCTGACCCGTCTGGCCGAAAGCCACAACCCGCTGGTCGCCACCTTCCTCGCTGAGGATGCCGCGCTGACCAGCACCCCCGAGGCCTACCTCAAGCTGCACCTGCTGTCGCACCGCCTGGTCAAACCGCATGGTCTGAGCCTGGCTGGCATCTTCCCGCTGCTACCCAACGTGGCCTGGACCAGCCAGGGCGCCGTCGACCTCGGCGAACTGGCCGAGCGCCAGCTGGAAGCGCGCCTGAAGGGCGAGCTGCTGGAAGTATTCTCGGTGGACAAGTTCCCGAAAATGACCGACTACGTGGTGCCGGCCGGCGTGCGTATCGCCGACAGCGCCCGTGTGCGCCTGGGTGCCTATATCGGCGAAGGCACCACGGTGATGCACGAAGGTTTCGTCAACTTCAACGGCGGCACCGAAGGCCCGGGCATGATCGAAGGCCGCGTTTCCGCTGGCGTATTCGTCGGCAAGGGTTCGGACCTGGGCGGCGGCTGCTCGACCATGGGCACCCTGTCCGGTGGCGGCAACATCATCATCAGCGTCGGTGAAGGCTGCCTGATCGGCGCCAACGCCGGTATCGGCATCCCGCTGGGCGACCGCAACACCGTCGAAGCCGGCCTGTACATCACCGCCGGTACCAAGGTGAACCTGCTCGACGAAAAGGGTGCCCTGGTTAAGGTGATCAAGGCGCGCGAACTGGCCGGCCAGCCTGACCTGCTGTTCCGTCGCAACTCGCTGACCGGCGCCGTGGAGTGCAAGACCCACAAGTCGGCGATTGAGCTGAACGAAGCCCTGCACGCCCACAATTGA
- a CDS encoding DUF1456 family protein, which produces MLNNDVLRSLRYLLDVSDAKLEALCQLADYPVEPGLISACLLREDEPGYRACSDVLLAHVLEGLVFHKRGKDDSRAPLPVPKRLTNNIVLKKLRVAFELRDDDLQAILQAADLPMTKSELSALFRAPEHKHYRECGDQVLRNFLRGLTIRERGKSD; this is translated from the coding sequence ATGCTCAATAACGATGTACTGCGCAGCCTGCGCTATCTGCTGGATGTCAGCGACGCCAAGCTGGAGGCACTCTGCCAGTTGGCGGATTACCCGGTGGAGCCGGGGCTGATTTCGGCCTGCCTGCTGCGTGAGGACGAGCCCGGTTATCGCGCCTGCAGCGATGTACTGCTGGCTCACGTGCTCGAAGGCCTGGTGTTTCACAAGCGCGGCAAGGATGACAGCCGCGCCCCTCTGCCGGTGCCCAAACGGCTGACCAACAACATCGTGCTGAAGAAGCTGCGTGTGGCCTTCGAACTGCGCGATGACGACCTCCAGGCGATCCTGCAGGCGGCTGACCTGCCGATGACCAAGAGCGAGCTCAGTGCATTGTTCCGCGCGCCGGAGCACAAGCACTACCGTGAGTGTGGTGATCAGGTGCTGCGCAATTTCCTGCGTGGGCTGACGATTCGCGAGCGGGGCAAGAGCGACTGA
- a CDS encoding GldG family protein, with product MKKLIYSGAGLLLIAVAFLAFNLLAGLGLGGARLDLTEQKLYTISDGTKQILSELDEPINLYFFYSDKVAKDLPALRTYAQRVEEMLKAYQAQANDKIRLHIIDPEPFSEDEDKAAEFGLQGIPLQQGGDAIYFGLAGTNGLDDTQVIPFFALDQEEHLEYELSRLVQTLAKPELPVVGVLSGLSMTGGFDMMARQPTPPWMVLEQVRQLFQIKQLKADVDQIPDSVSVLWLVHPKNLPEQTLYAIDQFVLRGGKLMVFVDPYAEADTGDMPGEVAVDKASNIESLFKAWGLRLVPDKVLGDGSYAMSVNMGQGQRPVRHAAWLSLPRKALDQTDIATTGLESVTVATAGILEPLEGAKTRFTPLMQSSEYAMPFDAQRFAMLSNPEELIRELEPTGERYTIAARIDGPAQTAFPDGIEGRKDGLKQADTINVIAVADTDMLTDRMWVQVQEFFGQRMPQPWADNGSFTINALDNLTGSEALISVRSRGRFSRPFVVVEELQRAAEQRFRDKEQALQARLAETEQQLAALQQSDDPNLELTPEQQGALQRFIQQKLEIRKELRDVRYQLNAEIEALGRTLKVINIALMPALLTLGVLALWLWRRRRRG from the coding sequence ATGAAAAAGCTGATTTATTCCGGCGCCGGGCTGCTGCTGATTGCGGTGGCCTTTCTCGCCTTCAACCTGCTGGCTGGCCTGGGCCTGGGCGGTGCGCGCCTGGATCTGACCGAGCAGAAGCTCTACACCATCTCCGACGGCACCAAGCAGATCCTTTCTGAGCTGGACGAGCCGATCAACCTGTACTTCTTCTACTCGGACAAGGTGGCCAAGGACTTGCCGGCGTTGCGCACCTACGCCCAGCGCGTGGAGGAGATGCTCAAGGCCTACCAGGCGCAGGCGAACGATAAGATCCGCCTGCACATCATCGACCCCGAGCCGTTCTCCGAGGACGAGGACAAGGCCGCCGAGTTTGGCCTGCAGGGCATCCCGCTGCAGCAGGGCGGCGACGCGATCTACTTCGGCCTGGCCGGCACCAATGGCCTGGATGACACCCAGGTGATCCCGTTCTTCGCCCTGGATCAGGAGGAGCACCTGGAATACGAGCTGAGCCGCCTGGTGCAGACCCTGGCCAAGCCGGAGCTGCCCGTGGTTGGCGTGCTCTCCGGGCTGTCGATGACCGGCGGTTTCGACATGATGGCGCGGCAGCCGACACCGCCGTGGATGGTGCTGGAGCAGGTGCGCCAGTTGTTCCAGATCAAGCAGCTCAAGGCCGATGTCGACCAGATTCCCGATAGCGTCTCGGTGCTCTGGCTGGTGCATCCGAAGAATCTGCCCGAGCAGACTCTGTACGCCATCGACCAGTTCGTGCTGCGCGGCGGCAAGCTGATGGTGTTCGTCGATCCCTATGCCGAGGCCGATACCGGTGATATGCCGGGTGAAGTGGCGGTGGACAAGGCCTCGAACATCGAGTCGCTGTTCAAGGCCTGGGGGCTGCGCCTGGTGCCGGACAAGGTGCTGGGCGATGGCTCCTACGCCATGTCGGTGAACATGGGGCAGGGCCAGCGTCCGGTCCGCCACGCCGCCTGGCTGAGCTTGCCGCGCAAGGCGCTGGATCAGACCGATATCGCCACCACCGGGCTGGAGAGCGTCACCGTCGCCACCGCCGGCATCCTCGAGCCGCTGGAAGGCGCGAAAACGCGCTTCACGCCGCTGATGCAGAGTTCCGAATACGCCATGCCCTTCGACGCCCAGCGTTTCGCCATGCTCAGCAATCCCGAAGAGCTGATCCGTGAACTGGAGCCGACCGGCGAGCGCTACACCATCGCTGCACGCATCGACGGCCCGGCGCAGACGGCCTTCCCCGACGGTATCGAAGGGCGCAAGGACGGCCTCAAGCAGGCGGACACCATTAACGTCATCGCCGTGGCCGATACCGACATGCTCACCGACCGCATGTGGGTGCAGGTGCAGGAGTTTTTCGGCCAGCGCATGCCACAGCCCTGGGCCGACAACGGCAGCTTCACTATCAACGCGCTGGACAACCTGACCGGCTCCGAGGCGCTGATTAGCGTGCGTTCGCGTGGCCGCTTCAGCCGCCCGTTCGTGGTGGTCGAGGAACTGCAACGTGCTGCCGAACAGCGCTTCCGTGACAAGGAGCAGGCCTTGCAGGCACGGCTGGCCGAGACCGAGCAGCAACTGGCGGCGCTGCAGCAAAGCGACGATCCGAATCTTGAGCTGACGCCGGAGCAGCAGGGCGCGCTGCAGCGCTTCATCCAGCAGAAGCTGGAGATTCGCAAGGAGCTGCGCGACGTGCGTTACCAGCTCAACGCGGAAATCGAGGCGTTGGGTCGCACGCTGAAGGTGATCAACATTGCCCTGATGCCGGCGTTGCTGACCCTGGGCGTATTGGCGTTGTGGCTGTGGCGGCGCCGTCGCCGCGGGTGA
- a CDS encoding ArsC family reductase, whose product MSYVLYGIKACDTMKKARTWLDEHQVDYAFHDYKSVGIDRANLEKWCNEHGWQTILNRAGTTFRKLDDAQKADLDQAKAIDLMLAQPSMIKRPVLDLGDKTLVGFKPDNYQAALA is encoded by the coding sequence ATGAGTTACGTCCTGTATGGCATCAAGGCCTGTGACACCATGAAAAAGGCCAGAACCTGGCTCGATGAACACCAGGTCGACTATGCCTTTCACGACTACAAGAGCGTCGGAATCGACCGGGCAAACCTGGAAAAGTGGTGCAACGAGCATGGCTGGCAGACCATCCTGAATCGCGCCGGCACCACCTTCCGCAAGCTCGATGATGCGCAGAAAGCCGATCTCGACCAGGCCAAGGCCATCGACCTGATGCTGGCCCAACCGTCGATGATCAAGCGCCCGGTACTCGACCTGGGCGACAAGACCCTGGTCGGCTTCAAACCGGACAATTACCAAGCCGCGCTGGCCTGA
- the dapE gene encoding succinyl-diaminopimelate desuccinylase — MTVPLTPTLELAFDLIRRPSVTPVDEGCQELMMRRLAACGFEIERMRIEEVENFWAKRGGDGPVLCFAGHTDVVPTGPLDAWQYQPFDVRVDEDGMLCGRGAADMKGSLASMIIAVERFVADYPQHKGAISFLITSDEEGPAQHGTKAVVERLRERNERLDWCIVGEPSSTTLLGDVVKNGRRGSLGCTLTVYGKQGHVAYPHLAKNPIHLAAPALAELAAEHWDHGNDYFPPTSFQVSNLNSGTGATNVIPGELKAVFNFRFSTESTVEGLQQRVTAILDKHGLDYHLEWALSGLPFLTQPGDLLDAVAASIKNVTGRDTTPSTSGGTSDGRFIATLGTQVVELGPVNATIHQINERVLASDLDLLTEVYYQTMVKLLA, encoded by the coding sequence ATGACCGTCCCCCTCACCCCGACCCTGGAACTCGCCTTCGACCTGATTCGCCGCCCGTCCGTGACCCCGGTGGACGAAGGTTGCCAGGAACTGATGATGCGTCGCCTGGCTGCCTGCGGCTTCGAGATCGAACGCATGCGCATCGAAGAGGTGGAGAACTTCTGGGCCAAACGCGGTGGCGACGGCCCCGTGCTGTGCTTCGCCGGCCACACCGACGTGGTGCCCACCGGCCCGTTGGACGCCTGGCAATACCAGCCATTCGACGTGCGCGTCGATGAAGACGGCATGCTCTGCGGCCGTGGCGCAGCGGACATGAAGGGCAGCCTGGCGAGCATGATCATCGCCGTGGAGCGCTTCGTCGCCGATTACCCGCAGCACAAGGGCGCCATCAGCTTCCTCATCACCAGCGACGAGGAAGGCCCGGCCCAGCACGGTACCAAGGCAGTGGTCGAGCGCCTGCGCGAGCGCAACGAGCGCCTGGACTGGTGCATCGTCGGCGAACCGTCGAGCACCACCCTGCTCGGCGACGTAGTCAAGAACGGCCGTCGTGGCTCGCTCGGCTGCACCCTGACCGTGTACGGCAAGCAGGGCCACGTCGCCTACCCGCACCTGGCGAAGAACCCGATTCATCTCGCGGCCCCGGCGCTGGCCGAGCTGGCCGCCGAGCATTGGGATCACGGCAACGACTACTTCCCGCCGACCAGCTTCCAGGTGTCCAACCTCAACTCCGGCACCGGCGCCACCAACGTCATCCCCGGTGAGCTGAAGGCGGTGTTCAACTTCCGCTTCTCCACCGAATCCACCGTCGAGGGCCTGCAGCAGCGCGTCACCGCCATCCTCGACAAACACGGCCTGGACTATCACCTGGAGTGGGCGCTGTCCGGTCTGCCCTTCCTCACCCAGCCGGGCGACCTGCTCGACGCCGTGGCCGCCAGCATCAAAAACGTCACCGGTCGCGACACCACACCGTCGACCAGCGGCGGCACCTCGGACGGGCGCTTTATCGCCACGCTGGGTACTCAGGTAGTCGAACTCGGCCCGGTCAACGCCACCATCCACCAGATCAACGAGCGCGTACTGGCCAGCGATCTGGACCTGCTCACCGAGGTGTATTACCAGACCATGGTCAAGCTACTCGCATGA
- the tcdA gene encoding tRNA cyclic N6-threonylcarbamoyladenosine(37) synthase TcdA — protein MNTDDQRFGGIARLYGQEGYQHLAAAHVAVVGIGGVGSWVAEALARSGVGEISMFDLDDVCITNTNRQIQALDGAVGKAKVEVMAERIRAINPACVVHAVADFVTRETMAEYITEQLDGVIDCIDSVPAKAALIAWCKRRKIQIVTTGGAGGQIDPTQVQVADLNKTVNDPLAAKVRSLLRRDYGFSRTPGRNYSVPCVFSTEQLRYPKPDGSVCQAKGFVGEGVRLDCAGGFGAVMMVTATFAMAATAKMVDKLVAGARRPAERQRGE, from the coding sequence ATGAACACAGACGATCAGCGTTTCGGCGGCATTGCCCGGCTCTACGGCCAGGAGGGCTATCAGCACCTGGCGGCTGCGCATGTGGCGGTGGTCGGTATCGGCGGTGTCGGTTCCTGGGTGGCCGAGGCGCTGGCGCGTTCCGGGGTTGGCGAGATTTCCATGTTCGACCTCGATGACGTCTGCATCACCAACACCAACCGGCAGATCCAGGCGCTCGACGGCGCCGTGGGCAAGGCCAAGGTCGAGGTCATGGCCGAACGTATCCGCGCCATCAACCCGGCCTGCGTGGTGCATGCGGTGGCCGATTTCGTCACCCGCGAGACCATGGCCGAGTACATCACCGAACAGCTCGACGGGGTGATCGACTGCATCGACAGCGTGCCGGCCAAGGCGGCGCTGATCGCCTGGTGCAAGCGGCGCAAGATCCAGATCGTCACCACCGGCGGTGCAGGTGGGCAGATCGATCCGACCCAGGTGCAGGTCGCCGATCTGAACAAGACCGTCAACGACCCATTGGCCGCCAAGGTACGCTCCCTGCTGCGCCGCGACTATGGTTTTTCCCGCACGCCGGGGCGCAACTACAGCGTGCCCTGCGTGTTTTCCACCGAGCAATTGCGTTACCCCAAGCCCGATGGCAGCGTGTGCCAGGCCAAGGGCTTCGTCGGTGAGGGGGTACGTCTCGATTGTGCCGGTGGTTTCGGTGCGGTGATGATGGTCACCGCCACCTTCGCCATGGCTGCCACCGCCAAGATGGTGGACAAGCTGGTGGCCGGAGCACGCCGGCCTGCCGAACGTCAGCGCGGTGAGTGA